The genome window CAATGATCCAGCAACCGCTGAAAGCGAAGGTAAGTTTCCTACCGATTACACTGCGTTTCTAACCCGGGATGCGCTTAAAGGGGTCAGAATTGGTGTTGGCAGAGATTTTGTGGGAGGGAACCCCGAAATAGCTACGGCCTTTGAAGAAGCTATCACAACTCTAGAATCGCTCGGGGCTACTATCGTTGACTCCCTGCTCTTTCCTGAAGAAGTCTTTGCTTTGAGGGGCAGCACGTACAGCACAATCTCTGATACTGAGTTTAAGTACCAACTGGCTGACTATCTGAAAACACTCGGCCCGGAGTACCCAAAAACGTTAGCGGAGGTCATTGCCATCAGTGAGTCGCCTGAAGTTGTTGGTTCCGAGTTCCCGGTCAATACAAGAGTCTTTGAGCGACTGCTGGAAGCAGAGGCGAGAGGTCCCATTGGTAATCCCGAGTACGCAGCAGCCAAAGATACTCAGGAGAATGTCATCACTCCAGCAGTTGAGAACATTCTTGTGGCCAATAATATTGACGCTCTGATCTATCCAACTTCCCGCTGCCCAGCCTCTCCTCTACCAGGTGTTGTGGATCCTAGCTACGTTTGTGAACCTGGAGGTAGGGGTGCTACTGACTTAGCTAACCTATCTGGCTTCCCAGATATTCAGGTCCCGGCAGGCTTCATCTCAGATGGGTTGCCTTTTACACTTTCATTTTTAGGGCTTCCTTATAGCGAACCAGAACTGCTTAGCTTTGCTTACGCATTTGAGCAGGCTACGAAAGTACGCAAACCGCCAGAATTTTTCGCGGCACTTCCTGGAGAAACCATTGAGTATGAAAAAGTTCCTGAGCCTGCTTCCGTCGGTGCCTTGATTGGAGTAGGCACAGTTTTAATTGGCAGCAAGTTCTTCAAGCGCCGACAGGTAGCATAGCTGTTCCTAAACATTGCTCTTAAATTTCACCATATACTCAACCTCTAGCTAAATGGGGGTTGGGTATATGGTTTAGCTATTGTACCGCCTATGACTTGAGGCGCTTTAGCAGAGAAAGAACTATTGATAATTCAGACCTAGCCCGATCGGGTAACAAGTCTCAGTAGATCACAAACTCACGAATTAATCAGGGTTTTCCAATGCGATTATGCCCCACTACCATACGTGGCAGCAGTAGAAGCTTCACACTAGCTCCCATAAAGCTTATGTGGAAAGGTTTCCATAATAGCCTCTCATTTGAAACGTTCAGCAGGCAAGCCTTTCTACGAATCTTTTCGATCTACTGAGTCTAGCCAGTGTTCGTTTTTAATTGGTTAAGCTGTCTAGTACGCAACTAGTCAACGACAGAATCAGGGTTGTGACTCTAGATTTTTAGCACAGAATTTCCTGAGTTTAGCTAGCTAAACAGCTTAGTCCAAGTCTAGCCCGGCGTGGCGGATCTCACCTTTTTAGGTATAAGCTCGACTCATAGATCAAATACCTCTGAGGATTTTCCCAGTTTTTCTTCACTCTCGTTAGCAGATGAGTTATTCTAATGCTCACTCCAGCCATGTGTGGATAGATTACACATGAACCTATTAATTGAAAGTATTTATAAAGAGCTGCTTCCCAAGCTTCAAATCGATAGCATCGATGCTCACAATCCTGTCGTTGTCCACACAGTACCTGTTCCTTGGCAATTGCTGGGTACTGGGAACTATGCGGCTGTACTTTGCCATCCAGACTATCCGGATTTAGTTGTGAAAATTTATGCTCCCAACCGCTCCGGCTTTGAAGAAGAGGTTGAGGTTTATCGCCGTCTTGGTTCCCATCCTGCTTTTTCTGAATGTCTGCATGCAGGAGAGAATTTCCTCGTACTCAAGCGGCTTTATGGAGTAACGCTCTATGACTGTATGCAGCGGGGGCTGCGAATTCCCAGGTGGATCATTCAAGACATTGACCAAGCCTTAGAATATGCCCGGGAGCGAGGACTGTATCCCCATGATGTACATGGGAAAAACGTAATGATGGCTGAAGGTCGTGGCTTGGTAGTGGATGTCTCAGATTTTCTGCATAAGGAAACCTGCTCGAAGTGGAATGACCTGAAACGGGCTTATTACTGGTTTTATCTCCCAATACTTTCTCCACTCCGGCTACGCTTACCTTACTGGCTCCTGGATCTGGTTCGCCACAGCTACCGTTTCTTTTGCCGATTGAATCAGCGACAATCGCGCCCTCAGCGGTTGAAGCCCAATCAGATTAGGCACTAATGCAGCATTACCGGCAGGGCGACCTGCACCTTCGACCCTACGAAAGTTAATTTAGGAGGGAGCAAACGTAACGGCTAGTGTCAGACGACAACTAGGCTCCAAGGTGTTAGCTCAGCGAGCCTCCTCACGAGAACTCGCCCGCTAGCAACTGCTAGCAGGCGAGGGCGCTTTTATCTTTGAACTTGCTTAGAGAGTCTAAGCAGGAAGGGCGATCTCGTGTTACGGTTACCAGCCGAACTGAAGAATAAGGCGCTGCTGTCCTTTCTGGGTAAAGTCTACTTTACCCAGTAGATTGCGGTTTCTCAGCCGCCGCTCCTGGATAGCCTGCTGAGCAGCATTTAAAGAAGTAAAGCCTCACCGGCAGAACCGGTGGGGCAACACAACATCAGGGTGCATTTAGTAGGCTTAGCATACCCAGGAGCAGGGCAATACCTCTAGGCAGCTTGGGTTTGGACGTGACGATGATATAGATCAAGGGCTTTCTTGCGTAGCATGCAGGGCAGGGTGACAGGAGAGAGTACACCTACCAGCAAAATGAAAAACCAGGTGCTCGCATCGTTGGGCAGTTCATTATGCTGGATTGCGCTCTGAAGTGCGATCGCAATAGCCAGGGCAGAGAAGGAGAAGTAGAAAAGCATCGGATGTTGTCTGGTGAGGGTTTACAAAGCAATTAAGGTGGTGGATGCTCCTCGCTTGATTTGAATATTCCCACCTTGTCTACTGCCAGGACAGGGTAAGACTACCGAACTCAGCCCTTAAACATTTGCTTTGACAGACCTGTTGCCTTTAGAAGGCCTCAGTTCAGAGGAAAAAGACGCCCTCATCCGAGGTTGTGGCAAGAGCTGCAAGCCCTGCGGTCGGAAGTGGAGAAGAAGCGGGTCAATAAGACGCCACGCAACTCGAGCTTGCCACCGACAAAGGGGTTTAAGCCAAATCAAGCGATTACAGCTTGTAAGACCGAGTTGCGGCAGCCAGTGTGGGCCGCAAGGGGGTGGCCGGGAACTGAGTCAACAGCCAGACCAGGGGTGGTAGTGCAAACCAAAAGCTGCCCCCACTGTGGAGCCGAGGTAGACGCCGCAGAGCAGCAGCTCAAAAGGATTTATGAGCGTATTGAACTGCCGCCTGTGAAAGTGCAGGTAACGCGAGTGGAACGCTACGGCGGCACTTGCCCCTGTTGTCAGCAGACCTACGAAGCCCCAGTGCCAGCTGAGCTAGAGCCTGGTTCCCCCTTGGCAACTCTATTGCCAGCATGGTGACGTATCTGCGCTATAGCCATGGGGTGAGCTATGAGCGCGTGAGCCAACTGATGGGTGAACTCTATGGACTAGAGATATCAGAAGGGGGCGATTGCCAATCTGCTGCAACGGGTGCAGGGGCAACTAGTGACTCTACAGTTTAGACAATTGATTCACCCTAGAGAGGGGTGTGTTACAGTTACTACCCAGGATTTAATCAAGCACATCGTGATTGTGTAAACGGTATTACAAGTAAGAAGATAGGTGTTTCATCACGGTGCTCGACTTTAGCCCATGGCTTCTGATCCCTCCGCCCAACAAGAGATGCTTGAACTAACTGGGGACCTCGTTGAGGCACCTTTTCCGATTGTTGGGGTCGCTGCTTCTGCAGGAGGGTTGGAAGCCTTTACCCAGTTACTCAGCCATCTACCGACCGATACCGGGATGGCATTTGTCCTGATTCAGCATCTATCGCCGGATCACGAGAGTTTGTTGGCCGAGATTCTGACCAGAGTAACTCCTCTGCCCGTGCGCAAGGTGCAGAGCGGCATGAGCGTAGAGCCGAACCAGGTGTATGTGATTCCGCCCAATACCAAAATGATTCTATCTGAAGGACGACTGCAACTGTCGCCCCGTGAGAAGGTATTGGGCAAATATATGCCAGGGGATGCCTTTTTTGCTTCGTTGGCAGTCGATCGCGGGCACAAAGCGATCGCTATCGTTTTATCGGGATCGGATGGCGATGGTTCGTTAGGACTGAAGGCCATTAAGGCCGTTGGAGGCATAACGTTTGCTCAGTGTGAAGACACGGCCCAATTCGACAGTATGCCGAACACGGCGGTTGCCACTGGGAATGTTGATTTTGTGTTGCCGCCGGCGAAAATTGCTGAAGAACTGGAAAACCTGAGCCGCAATCCCATGCTGGCTTATCCACGGTCACCAATCTTGACAGAAGAATCGTCTCAACCCACCGATGCTTTGGCGACGATTTTTGCCTTGTTGCGCTTGAATACAGGGGTTGACTTTAGCCGCTATAAGCCCAACACGATTGATCGGCGAATTCAGCGACGAATGCTGCTGTATAAGCTGGAGAATTTAGCAGACTATGCTGCTTATCTGCAAGCGCACTCAGCGGAAATCAAAGCGCTCTATGAAGAAATTTTGATCCATGTCACCAGCTTTTTCCGCGACCCAGATGCATTCGACCTGTTGAAGGAGCGAATCTTTCCCACAATTACCCAAAACAAGTCTGCTGACGTGCCCATTCGGATCTGGGTAGCAGGCTGTTCGACCGGCGAAGAAGTGTATTCGATCGCCATCTGCCTGCTGGAATTTTTGGAAGATCAAGGTATCCAATTTCCAATTCAGATTTTTGCGACCGATATCAGCGAAGTGGCGATCGACAAAGCCAGAGCAGGCATTTATGCCGAGAATCAGATGGTGGAGATGTCAATCACACGCCGTCGTCGGTTTTTTCATGCCATTGAGGGCGACCGATTTCGAATTAGTAAAGCGGTGCGCGAACTCTGTGTGTTTGCTCGTCAAAACTTAGGCAGCGATCCCCCGTTTTCAAGTCTTGATCTGATTAGTTGCCGCAATGTGCTGATCTATTTGGGAGATGCGCTGCAAAAGCGAATTATGCCGATCTTCCATTACAGCCTCAACTCGACGGGCTTTCTACTGTTGGGCACTTCCGAGAGCACTGGTCAAGCTTCAGATCTGTTTACGTTAGTCGAGAAAAAGTACAGAATTTATGCCAAAAAACTTACTGCAACTCGTCCAACATTTTCATTTATCCCGAGCAGCTATCCGCTGACGAAGGTGAGCGATCGTCAGCCTATGCCTGCTCCAAGCGAAGAATTTGACTTAGAAAAAAAGGTCGATCACCTGATTGCCAACCATTACGCTCCCGTGGGAGTGGTGCTCGACGATAAAATGCAGGTGCTGCAATTTCGGGGAAACGTCGATCGCTACCTGAGACTGGTTTCTGGAGTCGCGAACCTCAACCTATTCAACTTATTAAGGAATGGCTTACTAGTCGAGGTACGTGCCGCCATTTATCAAGCCCAACGGCGAGAGATACCCGTCACCAAGAATGGACTGCGTCTGGAAGAGGGCGATTCTCGTTCCGAGACACTAGGTGAACCTGTGAGAGTCATTAACCTTCAGGTAATTCCCTTTAAAGTTCCAACGACTGAAGAACGCCGCTTTTTAGTGCTGTTTGAAGATGTAGCCCCCACTAGCGGTCCTAGTCCCATTCATTCAGATCTTCCTCAGGGAGATTTGGAACGGGAAAACGCACGACTCAGGGAAGAACTTGCCGCCGCCAACCAGGAGCGAGCTGCAACGCAGGAATATTTGCAGGCGATTATCAAGGAGCAGGAGCATACCAATCAAGACCTCAAAGTTGCCAATGAAGAAATTTTGTCAAGCAATGAGGAACTGCAAAGCACCAATGAGGAACTAGAAACTGCCAAAGAAGAAATACAGGCGACCAACGAAGAACTCAACACCACCAATGAAGAACTCCGCAGCCGCAACGGGGAATTGCATCAGGTCAATAATGATCTGACTAATCTGCTTGCCAGCATTAATATCCCGATTTTGATGTTGACCAACGACTTACGCATTCGCCGCTTCACGCCGACGGCACAGCGTTTGTTCAACTTTATTCCTAGCGATGCCGGACGACCCTTGAGTGACATCAGAGCTAATCTCAACATTCCAGACTTAGAGTCATTGCTGTTGGAGGTGCTGGAAACCCTGGGCGTGAAAGAGCTAGAGGTGCAAACTCAGGGTGGGCATTGGTACACGTTACGGATTCGCCCCTATCGCACCACCGAAAACCAGATTGATGGTGTGGTCTTGGTGCTGCTGGATATTGATGCCCTCAAGCGCAGTACTGCCACCCTAGAAGAAGCCCGGAACTATGCCGAAGCGATCGTCGAAACGGTACAAGTGCCGCTGGTTGTGCTGGAGTCTGATTTTCGAGTGAACACCGCCAACCGAACCTTCTATGACACGTTTCAGGTAGCTTCCCCCGAAACCGCGCAAACGCTGCTGTTTGATTTGGGCAACGGTCAGTGGAACATCCCCGGATTGCGATCTCGCCTAGAGGAGATTCTCACCAACAATTTAAGCCTGCAGAACTTTGAGGTGGAGCATGAATTTGAGCAGATTGGGCACAAAGTG of Pseudanabaena sp. FACHB-2040 contains these proteins:
- a CDS encoding amidase family protein; translated protein: MKTFFLHATAAVAAVSPTFLVADIALGATFRLEEATIDSINDAFGSGALTAEGLTQLYLNRIDEYDDTLNSLITINPDALSIAKALDIERQTSGPRSSLHGIPIIFKDNFDTFDMPTTGGSVALEGSIPPDDAFIVQKLRDAGAIILAKANMDEWAHGGSPGGGYSSVGGQTLNPYNFNRGPAGSSGGPAAAISANFGVIGFGTDTGGSIRGPSSANGLVGLKPTLGLTSRDGIIPFSLSLDTGGPFARTVTDLAIALSYITGVDPNDPATAESEGKFPTDYTAFLTRDALKGVRIGVGRDFVGGNPEIATAFEEAITTLESLGATIVDSLLFPEEVFALRGSTYSTISDTEFKYQLADYLKTLGPEYPKTLAEVIAISESPEVVGSEFPVNTRVFERLLEAEARGPIGNPEYAAAKDTQENVITPAVENILVANNIDALIYPTSRCPASPLPGVVDPSYVCEPGGRGATDLANLSGFPDIQVPAGFISDGLPFTLSFLGLPYSEPELLSFAYAFEQATKVRKPPEFFAALPGETIEYEKVPEPASVGALIGVGTVLIGSKFFKRRQVA
- a CDS encoding serine/threonine protein kinase, translated to MDRLHMNLLIESIYKELLPKLQIDSIDAHNPVVVHTVPVPWQLLGTGNYAAVLCHPDYPDLVVKIYAPNRSGFEEEVEVYRRLGSHPAFSECLHAGENFLVLKRLYGVTLYDCMQRGLRIPRWIIQDIDQALEYARERGLYPHDVHGKNVMMAEGRGLVVDVSDFLHKETCSKWNDLKRAYYWFYLPILSPLRLRLPYWLLDLVRHSYRFFCRLNQRQSRPQRLKPNQIRH
- a CDS encoding IS66 family transposase zinc-finger binding domain-containing protein — encoded protein: MQTKSCPHCGAEVDAAEQQLKRIYERIELPPVKVQVTRVERYGGTCPCCQQTYEAPVPAELEPGSPLATLLPAW
- a CDS encoding chemotaxis protein CheB; this translates as MASDPSAQQEMLELTGDLVEAPFPIVGVAASAGGLEAFTQLLSHLPTDTGMAFVLIQHLSPDHESLLAEILTRVTPLPVRKVQSGMSVEPNQVYVIPPNTKMILSEGRLQLSPREKVLGKYMPGDAFFASLAVDRGHKAIAIVLSGSDGDGSLGLKAIKAVGGITFAQCEDTAQFDSMPNTAVATGNVDFVLPPAKIAEELENLSRNPMLAYPRSPILTEESSQPTDALATIFALLRLNTGVDFSRYKPNTIDRRIQRRMLLYKLENLADYAAYLQAHSAEIKALYEEILIHVTSFFRDPDAFDLLKERIFPTITQNKSADVPIRIWVAGCSTGEEVYSIAICLLEFLEDQGIQFPIQIFATDISEVAIDKARAGIYAENQMVEMSITRRRRFFHAIEGDRFRISKAVRELCVFARQNLGSDPPFSSLDLISCRNVLIYLGDALQKRIMPIFHYSLNSTGFLLLGTSESTGQASDLFTLVEKKYRIYAKKLTATRPTFSFIPSSYPLTKVSDRQPMPAPSEEFDLEKKVDHLIANHYAPVGVVLDDKMQVLQFRGNVDRYLRLVSGVANLNLFNLLRNGLLVEVRAAIYQAQRREIPVTKNGLRLEEGDSRSETLGEPVRVINLQVIPFKVPTTEERRFLVLFEDVAPTSGPSPIHSDLPQGDLERENARLREELAAANQERAATQEYLQAIIKEQEHTNQDLKVANEEILSSNEELQSTNEELETAKEEIQATNEELNTTNEELRSRNGELHQVNNDLTNLLASINIPILMLTNDLRIRRFTPTAQRLFNFIPSDAGRPLSDIRANLNIPDLESLLLEVLETLGVKELEVQTQGGHWYTLRIRPYRTTENQIDGVVLVLLDIDALKRSTATLEEARNYAEAIVETVQVPLVVLESDFRVNTANRTFYDTFQVASPETAQTLLFDLGNGQWNIPGLRSRLEEILTNNLSLQNFEVEHEFEQIGHKVMLLNAWRITHVEETQRILLAIEDITERKQFETERSHLLSQEQAARQEAESANRAKDEFLSNLSHELRNPLSTMLGWSQLLRNQQLDEATVDRALNVIERSAKVQSQLIEDLLDLSRITSGKLHLNTRLLDLVSIVRHAIESVQLAAEAKTIQLVLQLNAAIVVGDSDRLQQVMWNLLSNAIKFTPDGGQIEITVAPVQTYAEIRVSDTGQGISAELLPYVFDRFRQGDSSTTKTRQGLGLGLAIVRHIVELHGGIVRAESRGEGQGTTITVRLPLRSLPPEFTPSGYLELTAEELSEPVKQEVPSLTDLRILVVDDEVDSLDLMKYILEAVGADVVTVTSVKEAIEALTGEPSRYDVLLADLGIPDEDGFALIRQVRALDAVAGGQISAAAITAYVSDRERQQAIEAGFQMHVAKPINPTQLIWMVANLSGRVSEEEVQGQDQ